The genome window GGCAAGCCGTTCGCCACGAAGTACGCCCAGCAGGTGTTCGGGCGGGACCGCGAGACCGTCGACGAGGCCTTCCCGGGCGACGTCGTCGGCCTGGTGAACGCCAGCGCGCTGCGGGTCGGTGACAGCCTCTACGTCGAGGAGCCGGTGGTCTTCCCGCCGATCCCGAGCTTCGCGCCGGAGCACTTCGTCGTCGCCCGGGCCGTCGACTCCGGTCGCTACAAGCAGTTCCGGCGGGGCATCGAGCAGCTCGAGCAGGAGGGGACGGTGCAGGTGCTGCGCTCGGACCTGCGCGGCGACCAGGCGCCGGTGCTCGCCGCGGTCGGGCCCATGCAGTTCGAGGTGGCGGAGCACCGGATGGCCGGCGAGTTCTCCGCGCCCGTACGCCTGGACCGACTCGAATACTCGATCGCGCGCCGCACCGACCGCACGTGGGCCAAGGTGCTGGACCGCGAGAGCGGTGTGGAGGTGCTCGAGCGCAGCAGCGACGGTCAGCTGCTGGCGCTGTTCGCCGGCAACTGGCGGCTGCAACGCGTCCTGGGGGACCACCCCGAGGTCGTGCTCGAACCGCTCGTCGCGGCCAGCTCGTGAGCGGGGCCACGGTCGCCGTCACGGGGCTCGCCGTCGCTGCCCGCCGCGCCACCGCCGTGCAGGCGCTGCGGCGCCTGCTGGTGGTCACGGCCGCCGTGGCCCTGCTGGGGCACGGCGGCGTGCAGCTCACACCCCGGCTCATGGCCGCCGGGGCCGGCTCCGGCGCGGCCGTGGGAGGTACAACGACGCACGCCCCTGCCCCCGCCCGGTCCGTCGCGGAACGCCCCGCCCTCGCCGGGTCGCGGCCGGGCGAGCGGGCCGTTGCCCTGCGGCTGTCCAGGGTGCTGGCCGTGCCGGCTGGGAGCACCCAGAGCGTGGCCGGCCCCGGCTCCTCGCCGCTCGTGGCCCCGCTCCTGCCGGCTGGGCCGGGAGCGCGTCCGCCGACGTCTCCGGCCGTCCGGTCGGTGCTGCGGGGTGCAAGCGGTCGTGCGCCGCCGGTAGCGGCAGGCACCTGAGCGTCCTGCCCGTTCCACCCCCTTTTCCGGAGATCCCTGTGACACGACCGCCCGTCCTGCGCGCGCTGCTCGCGCTGCTCATCCTCGGCGTGACGGGCTTCTTCGCCGTCACCAAGGACCCCCGCCTCGGCCTGGACCTGCGCGGTGGGACCCAGATCGTGCTCGAGACCAAGGACTCGCCGACCACCGAGGCGGACGCCGAGGCGACCGACCGGACGCTCGAGGTCCTGCGCCGCCGGGTCGACGCCCTCGGCGTCGCGGAGCCGACGCTTGCCCGGTCCGGCACCAACCGCATCATCGTCGAGCTGCCCGGCGTCCAGAACGCCGCAGAGGCGGCCGACGCCATCGGGCAGACCGCCCAGCTCACCTTCCACCCGGTCCTCGGCCCCGGCGACCCGGCCAACGTCGTCGGCCTGCAGCCGGAGGAGCTGGAGCCGGAGGACGAGGCGCCGGAGTTCACGCCGGCCAGCCCGACAGCAGAGGCCACCGCCGGCGCCAGCGCCGCGCCGTCGGCCACCAGCAACGGCCGGGCACTGCCGCCGGCCCTCACCACGCAGACCCAGGCCAGCCCGGCACCCACCGCGTCGGCCTCGCCGGCACCGGCCGAGCCGCAGACCGACCCGCAGGAGCTGGACACCAGCCAGCAGAACAGCATCCTGGACGAGAGCGGGCAGCCGATTCTCATCGGCCCGGCCGCCCTCACCGGTGACGACGTCGGCGATGCCGCCGCCGGGACCGACCCGACGACCGGCACCCAGCGCTTCGTCTCGGTCGACTTCCAGGGCGAGGGTGGCCGCAAGTGGGAGGCGCTCACCGGCGCCGCCGCGTGCAACCAGCCGCTCGACCCGAAGCGCCGGGTCGCGATCGTGCTGGACGGCCAGGCCATCTCCTCGCCGCAGGTCGCCCCGGACGTGCAGTGCAACATCGGCATCCAGGGCGGCTCGACCCAGATCACCGGCAACTTCACCCGGGACGAGGCCCAGCAGCTGGCCGTCCTCATCAAGGGCGGCGCGCTGCCCGTGCGGGTCGAGATCATCTCCCGCAGCACGGTCGGGCCGTCGCTGGGCCAGGAGGCGATCGACGCCAGCGTGAAGGCCGGCATCATCGGCCTGTCCATGACCGCGATCTTCCTGATGGTGGTCTACCGGGTGGTGGGCCTGCTCGCGGCGGTCGCGCTGGCGTCGTACGGCCTGATCTCCTACGGCGTACTGGTCGCGATCGGGGCGACGCTGACGCTGCCCGGGCTCGGTGGTCTGCTGCTGTCCGCAGGTCTGGCCATCGACGCCAACGTGCTGGTCTTCGAACGCACCCGTGAGGAGTTCGCCGCCTCCCGGCACAAGCGGCTGCTGCCGTCACTGGACAACGGCTTCTCCAAGGCCTTCACGGCGATCGCCGACTCCAACATCACCACCCTCATCGCGGCGGCGCTGCTGTTCCTGTTCGCGGCCGGTCCGGTGCGCGGCTTCGGTGTCACGCTGACCATCGGTGTACTCGCCTCGATCGTGTCGGCGCTGCTCGTGACGCGGGTGCTCACCGAGTTCGCCGTGAAGCGCGGTCTGGTGCACAAGCGGCCGCGCATCAGCGGCCTGGCCACGCTCGGCCGCTTCCGCGAGTACCTCGAGCGGCGCAAGCCCGACCTCATGCAGTTCCGCCGGCGCTGGCTGATGATCTCGGCACTGGCACTGCTGCTGGCGATCAGCGGCATGTTCCTGCGCGGTTTCAACTTCGGTGTCGAGTTCACCGGCGGCCGGGTCGTGGAGTTCGCCACGTCGCAGCCGGTCTCCGTCGGCGACGCGCGCAGCGCCGTGGAGGAGGCCGGCTTCCCGACGGCGGTCGTGCAGCAGAGCAACGGCGAGAACATCTCCGTCCGCACGGCCAACATCGACGACGACGAGGTCGAGCGGATCCGGGCCTCACTGGCCGAGGTGGGCGGCGACGCGAGCATCAACGCCGACGACCTCATCGGCCCGACGCTCGGCAGCGAGCTCCGCAAGAAGGCGATCATCGCCCTGGTCATCGCCCTGGTGATGCAGCTGGGCTACCTGGCGATCCGCTTCCGGTGGACCTTCGCCTCGGCGGCGGTGCTCGCGATGTTCCACGACGTGCTGATCGTGCTCGGCATCTTCGCCTGGCTCGGCAAGCCGATCGACGGCATCTTCCTGGCCGCGGCGCTGACCATCATCGGTGTGTCGGTGAACGACTCGATCGTCACGATGGACCGCATCCGCGAGACCTGGGCGAACAACCGCACCCGGCCCCTGGCGGGCGTCGTGAACACCGCCGTCCTGTCCACCGCGCCCCGCACCGTCAACACCGGCCTGGGCGCGATGTTCATCCTCGGTGCGCTCACCTTCCTCGGCGGCCGGTCGCTGACCGACTTCGCCCTGGCGCTGCTGATCGGCTTGATCGTCGGCACCTACTCGTCGGCCTTCACCGCCGCGCCGCTGCTGCTCCTGCTCGAGCAGAGGAACAGCGCGCCGCCGCCGATGCCCAAGCGCAGGACGGGCAGCGCCTCGTCCCGGCCGCGGCCGGCCAAGCGGCCCGCGCCCCGGCCGATGGGCGTCAGACGAGAGGGCGGGGTCGTCTAAGCCGTACCGACGAGGAGGACGAGGAGGGCGAGGTGGACGACAACGCCAACCTCGTCCTTCTCGTGTCGTGCGTCCTGCTGCTGGTCAGCGTCGTCGCGGTACGTCTGTCGCACCGCACCGGGCTGCCGGTCCTGCTCGTCTACCTGGGGATCGGGCTGCTGGTGGGGGAGGCCGGGCTCGGGATCGAGTTCTCCGACTACGGCCTGACGGCCGACCTGGGCCTGATCGCGCTGGCGATCATCCTCGCCGAGGGTGGGTTGACGACCCGCTGGCGGGTGATGCGGCCGGTGCTGCCCCACGCTCTGGCGCTGGCCGTGGTGGGGGTGGCCGTCTCCGTCGGCGTCGTGGCGACAGGCGCGCACCTCCTGCTGGGCCTGGACTGGCGGACGGCGATCATCCTGGGGGCGGTCATCGGCTCCACGGACGCCTCGGCGGTCTTCTCGGTGCTGCGCCGGCTGCCGCTGAACAAGCGGGTCGGCGCCACGCTCGAGGCGGAGTCGGGGCTCAACGACGCGCCGGTCGCCGTGCTGGTCGTGCTGGCCTCCTCCGACGCGTGGCAGTCGACGACGCTGCTGGGCGGCGCGGCGGAGGTCGTCTTCCAGCTCGTCGTCGGTGCAGCCGTGGGGCTGCTCGTCGGCTGGCTGGGGCGCGAGCTGCTCAGCCGGGTCGCCCTGCCGGCAGCCGGCCTCTACCCGCTGGCCGCGGTCGCGATCGTGCTGCTCGCCTACTCGGCCGGGACGCAGCTGCACGCCAGCGGCTTCATGGCCGCCTACCTGTCGGGGCTGGTCCTCGGCAGCAGCCAGCTCCCGCACCGCCGGGCCGTCTTCGGCTTCGCCGGGTCCCTCGCGCTCATGGCCGAGGCCGGCTTGTACGTGCTGCTGGGGCTGCTCGCCTCCCCCGATCGACTACCGGACGCCGTCGGGCCGGCGCTGCTGGTCGCGGCCGTGGCCGTGCTCCTGGCGCGGCCGGTGGCCGTGCTGCTGTCGCTGGTGCCGTTCCGGGTGCCGTGGCGCGAGCAGGTCTTCGTGTCCTGGGCGGGCCTGCGTGGGGCGGTCCCCATCGTGCTCACCACCATCCCGGTGACCCAGGACGTGCCGGGGGCCGAGGACGTGCTGGACGTCGTGTTCGTGCTCGTCGTTCTGCTCACGCTGGCGCAGGCGCCGACGCTGCCCGTCGTCGGGCGCTGGCTGCGTCTGATCGAGCCGCTGCACGCCCGTGACCTCGAGGTCGAGTCCGCCCCGCTGGAGCAGCTGAACGCCGACCTGCTCCAGCTGCAGATCGGGCCGGGTTCGCGACTGCACGGCGTCTACGTGGAGGAGCTGCGGCTACCGCGGGACGCGCACGTGACGTTGATCGTGCGGGACGGCAAGAGCCTGGTGCCCGACGCCTATACGCACTTCGTGCGCGGTGACGCAGTACTCGTCGTGACGCCCAGCGCCGTGCGGGCGGAGACAGAAGCCCGGCTCCGCGCGGTCACCCGGGGAGGCAAGCTGGCCCGCTGGAACGGCGAGACCGGCCGCTGAGGGAACGCCGCTGGGGGAACGCGGCGCTGAGGGAACGCGGCGCTGAGGGAACGCGGCGCTGAGGGAACGCCGCCGCCTGTCCGCCGGTTGGACGGGGCAGACCCTGCGACCGTCTGGAGCCCGCCCGTGTGGAGCCTGCGCAAGACCCCCGAGATGCCGACCGCCGAGACCGCGCTGCCCGGGAGCCCGACGCCGGTCGCCGTCCCGGCCCGGCACGAGGTGCTGGGCACGGCGATGACCGGCCCGTGGCCGGCCGGCGCCGAGGTGCTTTACCTCGCCATGGGCTGCTTCTGGGGGGCCGAGCGCATCTTCTGGCAGATTCCCGGGGTGCTGAGCACCGCTGCCGGCTACACGGGCGGCCACACGCCCAACCCCACGTACGAACAGACCTGCACCGGACGCACCGGCCACACCGAGGCGGTCCAGGTCGTCTACGACCCCAGGAAGGTGGACGTCGAGACGCTGCTGAAGGCGTTCTGGGAGAACCACGACCCGACCCAGCGGGGCGGCCAGGGCAACGACCACGGCACGCAGTACCGCACGGCGCTCTATCCGACGACCGACGAGCAGCTGATCGCGGTCCGGGTCTCGGTCGAGCGCTACCAGGCCGCGCTCACCGTCGCCGGTCACGGCGCCATCACGACCGAGGTCCGGCCGTTCGCCGAGGCCGGCCCCTGGTACTACGCCGAGGCCTACCACCAGCAGTACCTGCACAAGAACCCCGGCGGCTACTGCAACCACGGCTTCTGCCAGGTGGCGTACGACCGGCAGGGCTCCACCGGCGTGCAGGCCTGACGCCGCATCCCCGCTGCTGATCCACGCACCCGCTGGTGATCCACGCACCCCGCTGGTGATCCACGCACCCCGCTGGTGATCCACGCACTGGTGATCCACGCGAAGTTCGAGGTGGATCCGACGCGCCCATCCACCTCAAACTCCCCGTGGATCAGCCGGGTACCCCGTGGATCAGCTGGGTCCCCCGTGAATGAGCTGGGTACCCGTGATCGCACCGGCTGGCTGAGCGACCGGCACGGGCTCGACGTGCGTCGGGCCCCGGTGCACACTTCCGGCATGACCAACCCGTACTCCGTGCCGATGGAGGACCTCGACGCCGTCCACGTCCCGGGTGCCGAGCTAATCGAGGAGCGGCAGCTGGCCGATCTGCGCTGGGCGGCCGGCGTGGCGCTGGTGCATCCGTTCGGTGACGGCGCGACGCCCGACGCCGTCGGGGAGTAGCGCCCGGTCCCGGGGCCGCCCCCGCGAGATGGCACCCTGATCAGGTGCCGCTGACCCGGAACGCCGTGCTCGTCGGCGGCGTCGCGGTGTGGGTGCTTGTGGTGCTCTGGCTGGATACCGGCGCCTCGCTCGCGCAGCAGCGGCTGCTCGGGCTCGGCACCTGGTTGCTGCTCCTGCGCGCGTTGCGGGGGGAGGACCGGGCGACGCGGGTGCAGGTCGCCGTGGTCGTCGTCTACGCCACGATCATCGAGTACGTCTTCGCCGACTGGCTCGGCGTGTACGTCTACCGGCTCGAGAACGTCCCGGCCTTCGTGCCGCCCGGTCACGGGCTCATCTACCTGGCGGCCTTCGCGCTCGGGCGCAGCGCATGGGCACACCGCAACGCCCGGCCGTTCGTCGTCACGACGCTGGTGCTCGGGGGCTGCTGGGCGCTGTGGGGCGTGACGCTCTCGAACCGCCCGGACGTGCTCGGCGCCTTCTGGTTCGGCTGCCTGCTGCTGTTCGCGTGGAAGGGCAAGAGCCCGCTGCTGTACGCCGCGGCCTTCCTCATCGTCAGCTACCTGGAGATCGTCGGCACGTCACTGGGGAGCTGGGCGTGGCAGCCGCAGGACTTCACCGGGCTCATCTCCATCGGCAACCCCCCGAGCGGCATCGCCGGCGGCTACGCCTTCTTCGACGCGGCCGCGCTGTACCTCACGCCGCGGGCGCTGGCGGCCTACGACCGCCGGCGGCGGGCCCGTCAGAACCAGGAGACCTCGGTGTCCAGCGAGGTCGTGTCCAAGGTCTCCAGCAACGCGAACTGAGCCGCTGTGCGCGGCAGCTCCCAGCGGAAGAAGTACCGGCCGGCCTGTCGCTTGCCCTCGTAGAAGTCGCCGGTCCTGCCGTCGGCCGCCAGCAGCTGCTCGAGCCAGATCCAGGCGAGCACCACGTGACCGACCGCTTCGAGGTAGAGGCTGGCATTGGCGAGCGAGACCTCCAGGTCGCCGGCGCTCCAAATCGCTGTCGTGGTCTTGCCGATGCGTTCACACGACTCGCGCAGCTGTGCGCCGAGATCGGCCAGCTCGCCGCCCGCCGAGGTCGCCCGGTCGATCGTCGCGGCGACAGTCCTGCTGAGCAGCTGCAGTCCCGCCCCGTCCTGCATCACCATCTTGCGGCCGAGCAGGTCCAGGCCCTGGACGCCGTGGGTGCCCTCGTGGATGGGGTTCAGGCGGTTGTCCCGGTAGAACTGCTCGACCGGGTACTCGCGGGTGTAGCCGTAGCCGCCGTGCACCTGGATGGCCAGGCTGTTGGCCTCCAGGCACCACTGCGACGGCCAGCTCTTGGCGATGGGGGTCAGCACGTCGAGCAGCAGCAGGGCGTCGGTGCGGTCCTGCCCGCTGTCCCCGGTGGCGTGCTCGTCGAGCAGCCGGCCGCAGTAGAAGTTCAGCGCCAGAGCGCCTTCCACGTACGACTTCTGCGCCAGCAGCATCCGCTTCACGTCGGCGTGCGCGATGATCGGGACCTGCGGGCCGGCGGGGTCCTTGGCGCTGACCGGGCGGCCCTGCAGGCGGCCCTTCGCGTAGTCCAGCGCGTGCAGGTAGCCGGTGTAGCCGAGGGCGGTGGCGCCGAGGCCGACGCCGACGCGCGCCTCGTTCATCATGCGGAACATGTACTTCAGTCCCTGGTGGGGCTCACCGACCAGGAAGCCGACCGCGCCGGGGCGGCCGCCCGGCGTGTGCCTGCCCTCGCCGAAGTTGAGCAGCGTGTTGACCGTGCCGCGGAAGCCCATCTTGTGGTTCAGGCCGGCCAGGACGACGTCGTTGCGCTCGCCCGTCTCGACGAGGACCTTCGGCACGACGAACAGGCTGATGCCTTTCACCCCGGCCGGTCCGCCGGGGATCTTCGCGAGCACCAGATGGACGATGTTCTCGGTCAGTTCGTGGTCGCCGGCACTGATCCACATCTTGTTGCCGAACAGCCGGTAGCTGCCGTCGTCCTGCGGCTCCGCCCGGGTCGTGACGTCGGACAGCGACGACCCGGCCTGCGGCTCGGACAGGCACATCGTCCCGAAGTAGCGGCCCTCGACCATCGGTCTCACGTA of Mycobacteriales bacterium contains these proteins:
- the msrA gene encoding peptide-methionine (S)-S-oxide reductase MsrA — its product is MPTAETALPGSPTPVAVPARHEVLGTAMTGPWPAGAEVLYLAMGCFWGAERIFWQIPGVLSTAAGYTGGHTPNPTYEQTCTGRTGHTEAVQVVYDPRKVDVETLLKAFWENHDPTQRGGQGNDHGTQYRTALYPTTDEQLIAVRVSVERYQAALTVAGHGAITTEVRPFAEAGPWYYAEAYHQQYLHKNPGGYCNHGFCQVAYDRQGSTGVQA
- a CDS encoding acyl-CoA dehydrogenase is translated as MPSLLLNRRDLDFLLYEWLDVLSLTSRPRHAEHSRETFDDVLALAERVATEHFAPHNRASDTHEPTFDGERVTLIPEIAEALRVFAEAGLLGGTLDEDLGGLQLPTVMGNAVFAWFQAANVGTSAYPFLTIANANLLLAHGSPEQVDTYVRPMVEGRYFGTMCLSEPQAGSSLSDVTTRAEPQDDGSYRLFGNKMWISAGDHELTENIVHLVLAKIPGGPAGVKGISLFVVPKVLVETGERNDVVLAGLNHKMGFRGTVNTLLNFGEGRHTPGGRPGAVGFLVGEPHQGLKYMFRMMNEARVGVGLGATALGYTGYLHALDYAKGRLQGRPVSAKDPAGPQVPIIAHADVKRMLLAQKSYVEGALALNFYCGRLLDEHATGDSGQDRTDALLLLDVLTPIAKSWPSQWCLEANSLAIQVHGGYGYTREYPVEQFYRDNRLNPIHEGTHGVQGLDLLGRKMVMQDGAGLQLLSRTVAATIDRATSAGGELADLGAQLRESCERIGKTTTAIWSAGDLEVSLANASLYLEAVGHVVLAWIWLEQLLAADGRTGDFYEGKRQAGRYFFRWELPRTAAQFALLETLDTTSLDTEVSWF
- a CDS encoding potassium/proton antiporter, translating into MDDNANLVLLVSCVLLLVSVVAVRLSHRTGLPVLLVYLGIGLLVGEAGLGIEFSDYGLTADLGLIALAIILAEGGLTTRWRVMRPVLPHALALAVVGVAVSVGVVATGAHLLLGLDWRTAIILGAVIGSTDASAVFSVLRRLPLNKRVGATLEAESGLNDAPVAVLVVLASSDAWQSTTLLGGAAEVVFQLVVGAAVGLLVGWLGRELLSRVALPAAGLYPLAAVAIVLLAYSAGTQLHASGFMAAYLSGLVLGSSQLPHRRAVFGFAGSLALMAEAGLYVLLGLLASPDRLPDAVGPALLVAAVAVLLARPVAVLLSLVPFRVPWREQVFVSWAGLRGAVPIVLTTIPVTQDVPGAEDVLDVVFVLVVLLTLAQAPTLPVVGRWLRLIEPLHARDLEVESAPLEQLNADLLQLQIGPGSRLHGVYVEELRLPRDAHVTLIVRDGKSLVPDAYTHFVRGDAVLVVTPSAVRAETEARLRAVTRGGKLARWNGETGR
- the secD gene encoding protein translocase subunit SecD, encoding MTRPPVLRALLALLILGVTGFFAVTKDPRLGLDLRGGTQIVLETKDSPTTEADAEATDRTLEVLRRRVDALGVAEPTLARSGTNRIIVELPGVQNAAEAADAIGQTAQLTFHPVLGPGDPANVVGLQPEELEPEDEAPEFTPASPTAEATAGASAAPSATSNGRALPPALTTQTQASPAPTASASPAPAEPQTDPQELDTSQQNSILDESGQPILIGPAALTGDDVGDAAAGTDPTTGTQRFVSVDFQGEGGRKWEALTGAAACNQPLDPKRRVAIVLDGQAISSPQVAPDVQCNIGIQGGSTQITGNFTRDEAQQLAVLIKGGALPVRVEIISRSTVGPSLGQEAIDASVKAGIIGLSMTAIFLMVVYRVVGLLAAVALASYGLISYGVLVAIGATLTLPGLGGLLLSAGLAIDANVLVFERTREEFAASRHKRLLPSLDNGFSKAFTAIADSNITTLIAAALLFLFAAGPVRGFGVTLTIGVLASIVSALLVTRVLTEFAVKRGLVHKRPRISGLATLGRFREYLERRKPDLMQFRRRWLMISALALLLAISGMFLRGFNFGVEFTGGRVVEFATSQPVSVGDARSAVEEAGFPTAVVQQSNGENISVRTANIDDDEVERIRASLAEVGGDASINADDLIGPTLGSELRKKAIIALVIALVMQLGYLAIRFRWTFASAAVLAMFHDVLIVLGIFAWLGKPIDGIFLAAALTIIGVSVNDSIVTMDRIRETWANNRTRPLAGVVNTAVLSTAPRTVNTGLGAMFILGALTFLGGRSLTDFALALLIGLIVGTYSSAFTAAPLLLLLEQRNSAPPPMPKRRTGSASSRPRPAKRPAPRPMGVRREGGVV